One Bdellovibrio bacteriovorus str. Tiberius DNA segment encodes these proteins:
- a CDS encoding lysylphosphatidylglycerol synthase transmembrane domain-containing protein, whose translation MVKHTKKLLVQSSKILFSAGIIYWLIQSGKLNFSALKNLLTPTTASVALLLVLLNLFLASERWRTLIRSQGMNAGPLKVFKLSLIGSFFNFAMPGGVGGDVIKAYYFTRANPGSKVIAVTSVLMDRVLGLFAMVLLALLVMLYDLNHIMTIPTLTTLFWFILALFFAFVIALALIFSPKIYKTSLLKRVINKLPLSEKFMKLYESMHLYGKDGKRFMLVLFLSLLSQGCSIVFLIIAGNAAGFTEVAAKTYFLVAPLGYMATAIPISPAGVGVGQAAFYFLFNIYNGSTSEVGPTVITAFQVTTFVVSLLGAFFYLRIKERVDASTLEDLG comes from the coding sequence ATGGTTAAACACACCAAAAAGCTTTTGGTTCAGTCCTCTAAGATTCTTTTTTCAGCCGGCATCATCTACTGGCTGATCCAATCCGGAAAGCTGAACTTCTCTGCCCTTAAAAATCTGCTGACTCCGACCACGGCGTCCGTTGCATTGCTTTTGGTTTTGCTGAACCTGTTCCTGGCCAGCGAAAGATGGCGCACCCTGATCCGTTCCCAAGGCATGAATGCGGGTCCTTTGAAGGTCTTTAAGCTCAGCCTGATTGGTTCATTCTTTAACTTTGCCATGCCCGGCGGGGTCGGCGGCGATGTTATCAAAGCTTACTATTTCACCCGGGCCAATCCCGGTTCCAAAGTCATTGCCGTGACCAGCGTCCTGATGGACCGGGTGCTGGGACTGTTTGCCATGGTTCTATTGGCGCTGCTGGTGATGCTTTATGACCTGAACCACATCATGACCATCCCGACCCTGACGACATTGTTCTGGTTCATTCTGGCGCTGTTCTTTGCGTTTGTGATTGCTCTGGCCCTGATCTTTTCGCCAAAGATCTACAAGACCTCGCTGCTAAAGCGCGTGATCAACAAACTGCCTTTGTCTGAAAAGTTCATGAAGCTTTATGAAAGCATGCACCTTTACGGCAAAGACGGAAAACGCTTCATGCTGGTGCTGTTCCTAAGCCTTCTGTCCCAGGGCTGCTCGATTGTGTTTTTGATCATTGCCGGCAATGCGGCAGGCTTCACGGAGGTCGCAGCGAAAACCTATTTCCTGGTGGCGCCACTGGGGTATATGGCGACGGCGATCCCGATTTCTCCAGCCGGTGTCGGTGTCGGTCAGGCGGCATTCTATTTCCTGTTTAATATCTATAACGGATCAACATCTGAAGTCGGTCCAACTGTGATCACGGCCTTCCAAGTCACCACCTTCGTGGTGAGCTTGCTGGGTGCCTTCTTCTATCTGCGTATTAAAGAACGCGTGGATGCTTCCACACTAGAAGACCTGGGCTAA
- a CDS encoding mannose-1-phosphate guanylyltransferase/mannose-6-phosphate isomerase — MIPVILSGGSGTRLWPVSRQQMPKQFCDIFGEPLQTLTLKRCMRMGSPWIVTSKALQTLTELNLKANQGEGVKANQGEAVQVVYEPTGKNTAPAVAALCKLLLDQGKGDEIVGVFPSDHLITKEDAFLKVVEFASTVAKENRVVTLGITPSYPETGYGYIQTKTTSLKDQMGLKAYSVVKFHEKPDLKKAEEFISQGGFSWNAGIFVFKVSHMAGLFEKHQPTLWNQISALKADASNLGDIYAQVQSISIDYAIMEKLSEAELACVPADFGWSDVGSWDAVAALQKGQDIINVKGQDNFVFGDPNKNYSMIGLEDVIVVDTKDALMLVKKGQSQDVRHVVETLTQAKSPLVKEHVYEYRPWGYFEILKDTENFKSKVIRVNPHSQLSYQSHAKREEHWTITQGSGEVVLNDQVIPVKAGSHIHIPLGAKHRMRNNSGEMLEFVEVQLGTYFGEDDIVRYQDDYSRN, encoded by the coding sequence TTGATACCGGTTATATTATCGGGAGGAAGCGGAACACGATTGTGGCCCGTATCCCGTCAGCAGATGCCCAAACAATTTTGCGACATTTTCGGGGAGCCTTTACAAACTCTGACCCTGAAAAGATGTATGCGTATGGGAAGCCCCTGGATCGTAACCTCCAAGGCCCTGCAGACGTTGACTGAACTGAATCTGAAAGCCAACCAAGGCGAAGGTGTTAAGGCCAACCAAGGCGAAGCCGTTCAGGTTGTTTACGAGCCAACGGGCAAAAACACCGCTCCTGCCGTGGCGGCCCTGTGCAAGCTTTTACTGGATCAGGGTAAAGGGGACGAGATCGTCGGGGTCTTCCCGTCAGATCACCTGATCACCAAAGAAGATGCTTTCCTGAAAGTTGTGGAATTTGCTTCCACCGTGGCGAAAGAAAACCGCGTGGTTACTTTGGGCATCACGCCTTCATATCCAGAAACTGGCTATGGCTATATTCAGACCAAGACGACCAGCTTAAAAGATCAAATGGGGTTGAAGGCTTATTCCGTGGTGAAATTCCATGAAAAGCCGGATCTGAAAAAAGCGGAAGAATTTATCTCTCAAGGTGGTTTCAGCTGGAATGCGGGGATCTTTGTTTTCAAAGTTTCTCATATGGCGGGTCTGTTTGAAAAACATCAGCCGACTTTGTGGAATCAGATTTCAGCCTTGAAGGCCGATGCTTCCAACCTGGGTGATATCTATGCTCAGGTTCAAAGCATTTCTATTGACTATGCGATCATGGAAAAACTGAGCGAAGCGGAACTGGCTTGTGTGCCGGCGGACTTTGGTTGGAGTGATGTGGGTTCTTGGGATGCCGTGGCTGCTTTGCAAAAAGGGCAGGACATCATCAATGTCAAAGGACAGGATAACTTTGTCTTTGGCGATCCGAATAAGAACTATTCCATGATTGGTTTGGAAGATGTGATCGTCGTGGATACCAAGGACGCCCTGATGCTGGTTAAAAAAGGCCAGTCTCAGGATGTGCGCCATGTGGTTGAGACTTTGACTCAAGCCAAATCCCCACTGGTGAAAGAGCATGTCTATGAGTATCGTCCTTGGGGTTATTTCGAAATCCTGAAGGATACGGAAAACTTCAAATCCAAGGTTATTCGCGTGAACCCGCATTCCCAGTTGTCATATCAGTCTCACGCCAAACGTGAAGAGCACTGGACGATCACTCAGGGATCCGGCGAAGTGGTTCTGAATGATCAGGTGATCCCGGTGAAGGCTGGCAGTCACATTCATATCCCACTGGGGGCGAAGCACCGCATGCGCAATAATTCCGGCGAGATGCTGGAGTTTGTAGAGGTTCAATTGGGAACCTACTTTGGTGAAGACGATATCGTCCGTTATCAGGACGATTACAGCAGAAATTAG
- a CDS encoding DUF2062 domain-containing protein has translation MTALLKQIFNFLKLLNSDTGTNQLASGLSLGLILGFSPFISIQTFAVFAIIFIFRVQIGAAFLSAFFFKFVAFMFDGPAHHLGKAVLENESLKPLFTTMYNMPLVPMTRFNNSIVMGSMIVSILLLPFAFFAFKALILKYRATVVARFKGTKFWKAFTATKLYNWYCTYDNLYG, from the coding sequence ATGACGGCCCTACTGAAGCAGATTTTTAATTTTCTAAAACTCCTCAACTCGGACACCGGAACCAACCAACTGGCCTCGGGCCTGTCGCTGGGACTGATCCTGGGGTTTTCCCCGTTCATCTCCATTCAGACTTTCGCGGTCTTTGCGATTATCTTTATTTTCCGCGTGCAGATTGGTGCAGCCTTCCTGTCGGCGTTCTTTTTCAAGTTCGTGGCCTTCATGTTTGACGGACCGGCTCACCACCTGGGTAAAGCCGTGCTTGAAAACGAAAGCCTGAAACCCCTGTTCACCACCATGTACAACATGCCGCTGGTGCCAATGACCCGCTTCAACAACAGCATCGTGATGGGATCCATGATTGTGTCCATCCTGCTTTTGCCGTTTGCATTCTTCGCCTTCAAAGCGCTGATCCTGAAATATCGCGCCACCGTGGTGGCACGATTCAAAGGCACGAAGTTCTGGAAAGCCTTCACGGCAACCAAGCTTTACAACTGGTACTGCACTTACGACAACCTTTACGGCTAG
- a CDS encoding TIGR03545 family protein, with product MTTPETTPVKKKKEKGPIRWEAIIPFVIICAVIGLYFHFFFDSHLRKGMEWAGYKAVGAEVNIAKVETSFFNASLRIQGIEVTDAEKPTHNSLNIGDIRFSMLWDALLRAKVVVNEAAVEQIAFGVKRARPGRVAPPEPVSNEPGLADKLKEQAINEAQQQAGDSVLGDVIAMLTGTDANVQLQKLQDSLPSKAMLENFEKELKAKQATWDARMKSLPQGKDIEALNKRLNAIKYKDFKTPQELQSSLQELDKVFKDGDAMYKQVQGAGNDLQKDLKALEAQYKEIEKQVKADIKSLEQHFRIPKLDAKSMSMAIFNRYLGPYKAKFFRYKAMAEKYIPPNLLNKKEKDPEDIPLQPHPRENGISYEFGRPNSYPLVWIKRTAVSSQAGLTPDAGNIKGEILDITTHQKLIGKPTVASLSGDFPSKEIMGFLVRLSLDNTKPDSIVDYRFKVDSYSIEGKELVQSPDVQIAFNKAKGSIGIEGKLVGLKNITVNMDNKFTQIEYAVGSKNEIADQILKAVFAGIPVVTLNVDGQGTFPNVPLSINSNLGPELQKGFEKQIQAKIDEARKKIEAYVNEEIGKQRARVEAEINKLRGDLDKEIKKAEGQLNEQKKQAEARVNQAKKDAENQGKKQLEKEGQKAVDDLKKRFGL from the coding sequence ATGACAACACCTGAAACAACACCCGTAAAAAAGAAAAAAGAAAAAGGCCCGATCCGCTGGGAAGCCATCATTCCGTTTGTGATCATCTGTGCGGTTATTGGATTGTACTTCCACTTCTTCTTCGACTCTCACCTGCGCAAGGGCATGGAATGGGCCGGATACAAAGCTGTCGGCGCCGAAGTGAACATCGCCAAAGTTGAAACCAGTTTCTTCAACGCCAGCCTGCGCATTCAGGGCATCGAAGTGACTGACGCAGAAAAGCCAACCCACAACTCTTTGAACATCGGCGACATCCGCTTCTCAATGCTGTGGGACGCCTTACTGCGTGCGAAAGTGGTCGTGAATGAAGCCGCCGTTGAACAGATCGCCTTTGGCGTAAAGCGGGCCCGTCCGGGTCGCGTGGCTCCGCCAGAGCCGGTGTCCAACGAACCAGGCCTTGCTGACAAACTGAAAGAACAGGCCATCAACGAAGCCCAGCAACAAGCCGGCGACAGCGTTCTGGGTGACGTGATTGCGATGCTGACGGGCACTGACGCCAACGTGCAACTGCAAAAGCTGCAGGATTCATTGCCGTCCAAAGCGATGCTGGAAAATTTTGAAAAAGAACTAAAAGCCAAACAAGCCACTTGGGATGCGCGCATGAAGTCTTTGCCTCAAGGTAAAGATATCGAGGCTTTGAACAAGCGCCTGAACGCCATCAAGTACAAAGACTTTAAAACTCCGCAGGAACTGCAGTCTTCTTTGCAGGAACTGGATAAAGTCTTTAAAGATGGCGATGCCATGTACAAACAGGTGCAAGGCGCTGGCAATGATCTGCAAAAAGACCTGAAAGCACTTGAAGCCCAGTACAAGGAAATCGAAAAGCAGGTCAAGGCCGACATCAAAAGTCTTGAACAGCATTTCCGCATTCCAAAGCTGGATGCCAAGTCCATGTCGATGGCGATCTTCAATCGCTATCTGGGGCCGTACAAAGCCAAGTTCTTCCGTTACAAGGCCATGGCTGAAAAATACATTCCGCCAAACCTGCTGAATAAAAAAGAAAAGGACCCGGAAGACATCCCACTTCAGCCGCATCCACGTGAAAACGGGATCAGCTATGAATTCGGACGGCCGAACTCGTATCCTTTGGTGTGGATCAAACGCACAGCGGTCAGCTCTCAAGCGGGCTTGACTCCGGATGCGGGGAACATCAAGGGTGAGATTCTGGATATCACAACCCACCAGAAACTGATCGGCAAGCCGACCGTAGCCTCTTTGTCCGGGGACTTCCCGTCCAAGGAAATCATGGGCTTCCTGGTACGCCTGTCTTTGGACAACACCAAGCCTGACAGCATCGTTGATTATCGCTTCAAGGTGGATTCGTACTCGATCGAAGGCAAAGAGCTGGTGCAGTCCCCTGACGTGCAGATTGCCTTTAATAAAGCCAAGGGCAGCATCGGCATCGAAGGCAAGCTTGTGGGTCTAAAGAACATCACGGTGAACATGGACAACAAGTTCACGCAGATCGAATACGCGGTGGGATCCAAGAACGAGATTGCTGATCAGATTCTAAAGGCCGTCTTTGCCGGCATCCCGGTAGTGACGCTGAACGTGGATGGTCAGGGCACGTTCCCGAATGTTCCTTTGTCTATCAACTCCAACCTGGGACCTGAGCTGCAAAAAGGATTCGAAAAGCAGATCCAGGCCAAGATTGACGAAGCCCGCAAAAAGATCGAAGCCTACGTCAATGAAGAGATCGGCAAACAGCGGGCCCGCGTGGAAGCCGAGATCAACAAACTGCGCGGCGATCTGGACAAGGAAATCAAGAAAGCCGAAGGCCAGTTGAACGAACAGAAAAAACAAGCTGAAGCCCGCGTGAATCAGGCGAAAAAAGACGCCGAAAACCAGGGCAAGAAGCAGCTTGAAAAAGAAGGCCAGAAAGCTGTCGATGATCTGAAGAAAAGATTCGGACTTTAA
- a CDS encoding TlpA disulfide reductase family protein — protein MKQHLKAFGIVFILAAAGLWAYTQFFASKLNQTTSDYTTIEAMEKEGVPNFVTKDLDGKPVELDAFKGKVVILNFWASWCGPCIEEVPSLIKLIKEFKGDVQLIAVSGDSSRNDIDVFMKSFPEMKGANIHIVYDEDRSLMKQFQVARLPESLVLGTDHKLVKKVVGSIEWFNKDSVSYVQSLLGAKPAQ, from the coding sequence ATGAAACAACACCTTAAAGCCTTCGGTATCGTCTTTATTCTGGCAGCAGCTGGTTTGTGGGCCTACACCCAATTCTTTGCCAGCAAGCTGAACCAAACCACCTCAGATTACACCACGATTGAGGCTATGGAAAAGGAAGGCGTTCCTAACTTTGTGACCAAGGATCTGGACGGTAAACCCGTAGAGCTTGATGCCTTCAAAGGCAAAGTGGTTATCCTGAACTTCTGGGCATCCTGGTGCGGGCCTTGTATTGAGGAAGTCCCTTCCCTGATCAAGCTGATCAAGGAATTCAAAGGTGATGTTCAGTTGATCGCAGTTTCCGGCGATAGCAGCCGCAACGACATCGATGTCTTTATGAAGTCCTTCCCGGAAATGAAGGGCGCGAATATTCATATCGTTTATGACGAAGACCGCTCTTTAATGAAGCAGTTCCAGGTGGCGCGCCTGCCAGAATCCCTGGTGCTGGGCACGGATCACAAACTGGTTAAAAAGGTTGTGGGATCCATCGAATGGTTCAACAAAGACTCTGTGTCTTACGTTCAGTCTCTGCTGGGCGCAAAGCCGGCGCAATAA
- a CDS encoding murein L,D-transpeptidase catalytic domain family protein — MKKLVTALIITLASIQSYADSLYDKKIKDVRIYDMFKKQGVPEAALQRTFEFLDVNAGKTVKMKAKIRGREKTYMSTRDVTIKSEFVAVIDFSKPSSERRLYIMNMQTGGVTKHFVAHGKGSGVNVAAKFSNIDGSKMSSLGLYLGGNTYYGGHGESLNLYGLEASNSNAAERDIVVHAASYVSEDYVKSQGRLGRSWGCPAVAPGIIKRMLTNFKDGGLVYAYHKDLTASTQKDPTLQVVQEHVEEVDIDLPEEEESVRKNPTAAAPNTSGLPTGNAEILSVPLEDSRD, encoded by the coding sequence ATGAAGAAACTTGTGACCGCCCTTATCATCACCCTTGCCAGCATCCAAAGCTATGCTGACAGCCTGTATGACAAGAAAATCAAAGACGTGCGCATTTACGACATGTTTAAAAAGCAAGGCGTGCCTGAGGCGGCTTTGCAAAGAACTTTCGAATTCCTGGATGTCAACGCCGGCAAAACCGTCAAAATGAAGGCGAAGATCCGCGGTCGCGAAAAGACTTACATGAGCACTCGCGATGTCACTATCAAATCTGAATTTGTCGCAGTTATTGATTTCTCAAAACCTTCCAGCGAAAGACGCCTTTATATCATGAACATGCAGACCGGTGGCGTAACCAAGCACTTCGTGGCTCACGGCAAAGGCTCTGGCGTAAATGTGGCGGCGAAGTTCTCTAACATCGATGGTTCCAAGATGTCTTCCCTGGGTCTGTACCTTGGTGGCAACACGTACTATGGTGGTCACGGTGAATCTTTGAATCTGTACGGTTTGGAAGCTTCCAACAGCAATGCGGCTGAACGTGACATTGTCGTTCATGCAGCAAGCTACGTTTCTGAAGACTACGTAAAAAGCCAGGGCCGTCTGGGCCGTAGCTGGGGTTGCCCGGCAGTTGCTCCCGGCATTATCAAAAGAATGCTGACGAACTTCAAAGACGGTGGCCTGGTTTACGCCTACCATAAAGATCTGACAGCCAGCACCCAGAAGGATCCAACCCTGCAAGTCGTGCAAGAGCACGTGGAAGAGGTAGACATCGATCTTCCGGAAGAAGAAGAAAGCGTTCGTAAAAATCCAACGGCAGCAGCTCCAAACACCAGCGGCCTGCCAACCGGAAATGCCGAAATTCTTTCAGTCCCACTGGAAGATTCCAGAGACTAA
- the rplQ gene encoding 50S ribosomal protein L17: MSSHRRRVKHFDRKSGPRKALLRGLVTSLIEHGRITTTVDRAKEVRRHVEKAITLGKKGDLATTRLLLSRYPNKEAVATIVKDLAPRFKTRPGGYTRIIKIGRRPGDTAEMAFLEFVDYDFEAKTADTAEKSEKSAKTAKATKAPAKKAVAKKASTKAVAAKKKAVKKTQKKDRAASAARA, encoded by the coding sequence ATGAGTTCACACAGAAGAAGAGTAAAACATTTCGATCGTAAATCTGGCCCAAGAAAAGCTTTGTTGAGAGGTCTTGTGACTTCTTTGATCGAGCACGGCCGTATCACTACAACTGTTGACCGTGCTAAAGAAGTACGTCGCCACGTTGAAAAAGCGATCACTTTGGGTAAAAAAGGTGACTTGGCTACAACTCGTTTGTTGCTTTCTCGTTACCCGAACAAAGAAGCGGTTGCTACAATCGTTAAGGATCTTGCTCCACGTTTCAAAACACGTCCTGGTGGTTACACTCGTATCATCAAGATCGGTCGTCGCCCAGGTGACACTGCTGAAATGGCATTCCTTGAGTTCGTAGACTACGATTTCGAAGCTAAAACAGCTGACACTGCAGAGAAATCTGAAAAGTCCGCTAAAACTGCGAAAGCTACTAAAGCTCCAGCGAAAAAAGCTGTAGCTAAAAAAGCTTCCACTAAAGCAGTAGCAGCGAAGAAAAAAGCTGTTAAAAAGACTCAGAAAAAAGACAGAGCAGCATCTGCAGCTCGCGCTTAA
- a CDS encoding D-glycero-alpha-D-manno-heptose-1,7-bisphosphate 7-phosphatase: protein MSHPLELLIVETVQLGGSLVFIADQNPATLSQWQQPLVQDFAGEIPFVTRTAEDLLAQKYVTRPEDLVLFQSNQKSVLTSVDAILNGQRVLLGAEASSAESHQWDYTFADLSLHKWQLILQALKAHWGQWSALQGLDGEHGAGCLFLDRDDVVVKNVPYNKDPEAVQLLPGICELINKAHAQSYWVALVTNQSGLGRGWISWSQYQSVHQRMMQLLAQQGAWIDDCEWSAFIDEAGSPRGRLLAGLRKPRNGMLLKVNSKLRVNMAKSVMVGDSASDLKAAFAAGVGRLYLLASEKTDKEVKSLQAHQAAYSNFKFTVLEKLSDLTL, encoded by the coding sequence ATGTCACATCCCCTGGAACTTTTGATTGTTGAAACAGTTCAACTGGGTGGCAGTCTGGTCTTTATTGCAGATCAGAATCCGGCCACATTGTCGCAATGGCAGCAGCCATTGGTGCAGGACTTTGCCGGGGAAATTCCTTTTGTCACACGCACAGCTGAAGATCTGCTGGCACAAAAGTATGTCACACGTCCAGAAGATCTGGTCTTGTTCCAGTCCAACCAAAAATCTGTCCTGACTTCTGTGGATGCAATTCTGAATGGTCAACGGGTCTTGTTAGGGGCGGAAGCATCGTCTGCTGAATCCCATCAGTGGGACTATACCTTTGCTGATTTAAGCCTGCACAAGTGGCAGCTGATTTTGCAAGCTTTGAAAGCCCATTGGGGGCAATGGTCGGCGCTGCAGGGACTGGATGGCGAGCACGGGGCAGGATGTCTGTTCCTGGATCGCGATGATGTGGTGGTTAAGAACGTTCCCTATAACAAAGACCCCGAAGCAGTTCAGCTGCTGCCGGGCATTTGCGAGCTGATTAACAAAGCCCATGCGCAGTCTTATTGGGTGGCGCTGGTGACGAACCAGTCCGGATTGGGGCGAGGCTGGATCAGCTGGTCTCAGTATCAGTCCGTGCATCAGCGTATGATGCAGCTTTTAGCCCAGCAAGGGGCGTGGATTGACGACTGCGAGTGGTCGGCGTTTATTGATGAAGCGGGCAGTCCTCGCGGGCGTTTGCTGGCGGGACTTCGCAAGCCTCGCAACGGCATGCTGCTGAAAGTGAACAGCAAGCTGCGTGTGAATATGGCGAAATCCGTGATGGTTGGTGACAGTGCTTCGGACCTGAAGGCGGCTTTTGCTGCCGGGGTGGGGCGTTTGTACCTGCTGGCTTCAGAAAAAACCGACAAAGAAGTGAAGTCTTTGCAGGCGCATCAGGCTGCGTATTCCAATTTCAAATTCACGGTTTTGGAAAAACTCTCGGACCTGACGCTTTGA
- a CDS encoding HTTM domain-containing protein — MKLTTLTNGLNDFFFKPQPVHTVALLRVLFGVVLLINWFMVWSHLDTFWGVEGIFSLESSLKMAGAFRFSLFDLLPPDPRVPALVALVHLGAVIGVLFGVFTRTSIALAFFTLISFHNRNVFVLNSSDIVIRNFLFLLFLTPCGDWLSLDRWWQVRKGMAPAEPLEKAPWGLRLMQIQFSVIYIATVMFKMKGPLWADGTAVYVATRLDEFVRMPLGLLNSLVVIKFLTWSTLLVEFALGTLIWIRELRYWVILAGIGLHLGIELSMNIPMFEWIMIITMICMVDPKDLKDWLTLAKEGRLFSSILAWRPLILVKSK; from the coding sequence ATGAAGCTAACAACGCTCACTAATGGTTTGAATGATTTTTTCTTTAAGCCCCAGCCGGTGCATACCGTGGCTTTGTTGCGGGTTTTATTCGGGGTGGTGCTGCTGATTAATTGGTTTATGGTGTGGAGTCATCTGGACACCTTCTGGGGAGTCGAGGGGATTTTCTCTTTGGAAAGCTCTTTGAAGATGGCAGGGGCGTTCCGTTTTAGTCTGTTTGATCTGCTTCCGCCAGACCCACGTGTGCCGGCATTGGTTGCCTTGGTTCATCTGGGGGCGGTGATAGGGGTGTTGTTCGGAGTTTTCACCCGCACCTCGATTGCTTTGGCGTTTTTCACCCTGATCTCGTTTCATAACCGCAACGTCTTTGTTTTGAACAGTTCAGATATCGTGATTCGTAATTTCCTGTTTTTGTTGTTCCTGACTCCGTGTGGGGACTGGCTGTCCTTGGATCGTTGGTGGCAGGTGCGCAAGGGGATGGCCCCGGCAGAGCCTTTGGAAAAGGCCCCCTGGGGGCTGCGGTTGATGCAGATTCAATTCAGCGTCATTTATATCGCCACGGTGATGTTCAAGATGAAGGGGCCCTTATGGGCGGATGGTACAGCGGTGTATGTCGCCACACGCCTTGATGAGTTTGTCCGAATGCCGCTGGGGCTTTTGAACAGTCTTGTGGTGATCAAGTTCCTGACCTGGTCCACGCTGCTGGTGGAGTTTGCCTTGGGGACGCTGATCTGGATTCGCGAGCTGCGGTACTGGGTGATTCTGGCCGGGATTGGACTGCATCTGGGGATTGAGCTTTCGATGAATATCCCGATGTTTGAATGGATCATGATTATCACGATGATCTGCATGGTGGACCCAAAAGATCTGAAAGACTGGCTGACCCTGGCGAAAGAGGGCAGACTGTTTTCAAGCATTCTGGCCTGGAGACCGCTGATCCTGGTTAAATCCAAATAA
- a CDS encoding HTTM domain-containing protein: protein MKLKTIFNNFEEFLFKPQPVYSVALMRIGLGLILLFNWLMLYADLDILFGPDGMVSLQTAQQYGNPFRYSLFDYMPNTSKVTHTLAFINLLAVLAMTFGAWTRTAIFVAFVTLISFHHRNGFVMNSADSVLRNFLFLLMFTPCGDAFAIDRWRLRLKGQAPEVPAEKAPWALRMIQIQFCVIYLATVMFKIKGDRWVDGTAVYIATRLDDFVRFELPLLNNMIFIKYLTWSTLLVEFALGTLVWIKDLRYWILLAGVGLHLGIEYTMSIPVFEWAMIVVMVSMVDSRDIERWMEKLRKYRQQARTAQTPQPQTT, encoded by the coding sequence ATGAAGCTAAAAACGATCTTCAATAATTTCGAAGAATTTTTGTTCAAACCCCAGCCTGTCTATAGTGTTGCCCTGATGCGAATCGGCCTGGGTCTGATCTTATTGTTCAACTGGCTTATGCTTTATGCGGATCTGGATATCCTTTTCGGCCCCGATGGGATGGTTTCACTGCAGACCGCTCAACAATACGGAAATCCCTTCCGCTATTCTTTATTTGATTATATGCCGAACACGTCGAAGGTGACTCACACCCTGGCCTTCATCAATCTGCTGGCCGTTCTGGCCATGACGTTTGGTGCCTGGACCCGCACCGCCATCTTTGTTGCCTTTGTGACTTTGATTTCATTTCACCACCGCAATGGCTTTGTCATGAACAGCGCCGACTCGGTTTTAAGAAACTTTCTGTTTCTGCTGATGTTCACCCCCTGCGGCGATGCCTTCGCTATTGACCGCTGGCGTTTGCGCCTAAAAGGTCAGGCCCCTGAGGTGCCTGCAGAAAAAGCTCCTTGGGCCCTGCGCATGATCCAAATCCAATTCTGCGTTATCTATCTGGCCACGGTGATGTTCAAAATTAAAGGCGATCGGTGGGTCGACGGCACGGCCGTATATATCGCCACCCGACTGGATGACTTTGTCCGCTTTGAACTTCCACTGCTGAACAATATGATCTTTATCAAATACCTGACCTGGTCCACGCTGCTGGTGGAATTTGCCTTGGGAACTTTGGTGTGGATCAAAGACCTTCGTTACTGGATTCTGCTGGCCGGAGTCGGATTGCATCTGGGAATTGAGTACACCATGTCGATCCCCGTCTTTGAATGGGCGATGATTGTGGTGATGGTCAGCATGGTGGATTCACGGGATATCGAGCGCTGGATGGAAAAACTTCGCAAGTACCGCCAGCAAGCCCGCACGGCACAGACTCCCCAACCACAAACCACATAA